Proteins co-encoded in one Cucurbita pepo subsp. pepo cultivar mu-cu-16 chromosome LG15, ASM280686v2, whole genome shotgun sequence genomic window:
- the LOC111776475 gene encoding aquaporin PIP2-7-like — MSKEVTEEGQSSLRKDYVDPPPAPLIDVAELTLWSFYRALIAEFIATLLFLYVTIATVIGNNKQTKMCDGVGILGIAWAFGGMIFVLVYCTAGISGGHINPAVTFGLFLARKVSLIRAVGYMVAQCAGAVVGVGLVKAFMKHDYNNNGGGANAVNSGYSRGTALGAEIIGTFVLVYTVFSATDPKRSARDSHIPVLAPLPIGFAVFMVHLATIPITGTGINPARSFGAAVIYNREKPWNDHWIFWVGPFVGALAAAAYHQYILRAAAIKALGSFRSNPTN; from the exons ATGTCGAAAGAGGTGACAGAGGAGGGACAGTCCAGCTTGAGAAAGGACTACGTGGACCCACCGCCGGCGCCGCTCATCGACGTCGCCGAACTCACCCTCTGGTCCTTTTACAGAGCTCTAATCGCCGAGTTCATCGCCActctcctcttcctctacGTCACCATCGCCACCGTCATCGGCAATAACAAACAGACCAAAATGTGCGACGGCGTTGGAATCCTCGGCATTGCCTGGGCCTTCGGCGGCATGATCTTCGTCCTCGTCTACTGCACCGCCGGAATCTCCG GCGGTCATATTAATCCGGCCGTTACATTCGGGCTGTTTCTGGCGAGGAAGGTGTCGCTGATCAGAGCGGTGGGGTACATGGTGGCGCAGTGCGCCGGAGCCGTCGTCGGCGTCGGATTAGTTAAAGCTTTCATGAAGCACGATTACAACAACAACGGCGGCGGAGCAAACGCCGTTAATTCTGGTTACAGTAGGGGAACAGCTCTCGGCGCTGAGATAATCGGAACGTTTGTTCTTGTTTACACCGTTTTCTCTGCTACTGACCCCAAAAGAAGCGCGCGTGACTCTCACATCCCT GTTTTGGCGCCATTGCCGATCGGCTTCGCCGTGTTCATGGTTCATTTAGCCACCATTCCCATCACCGGCACCGGAATCAACCCGGCTAGAAGCTTCGGCGCCGCCGTGATCTACAACCGTGAAAAACCCTGGAACGACCAT TGGATCTTCTGGGTGGGTCCGTTCGTGGGAGCACTGGCGGCAGCGGCGTACCACCAGTACATTCTCCGAGCAGCCGCCATTAAAGCGTTGGGATCATTCCGCAGCAACCCGACCAACTga